Proteins encoded in a region of the Gammaproteobacteria bacterium genome:
- a CDS encoding NUDIX domain-containing protein has protein sequence MQEELLSVVDEHDRVVGHRERGEVHRLGLRHRAVHVMVFNRRGELFLQKRSLSKSENPGLWDSSAAGHVDHGEDYDACVLREVAEELGVALDEAPKALFRIDSSPMTGMEFIWVYRAVHDGPFTLDRDEIDDGRWIEPQALDAWISDGAESLTPPLVYIWQRMRGGA, from the coding sequence ATGCAAGAAGAGCTGTTGAGTGTGGTCGACGAACATGACCGGGTGGTGGGCCACCGCGAACGCGGCGAGGTGCACCGCCTGGGGCTGCGTCACCGCGCCGTGCACGTCATGGTGTTCAACCGAAGGGGCGAGTTATTTCTGCAGAAACGCTCCCTGAGCAAATCCGAGAACCCCGGACTCTGGGACAGTTCCGCTGCGGGCCACGTCGACCACGGGGAGGACTACGATGCCTGTGTGCTGCGCGAGGTCGCCGAAGAACTCGGGGTGGCGCTGGACGAGGCGCCCAAAGCCTTGTTCCGGATCGATTCGAGCCCCATGACGGGGATGGAGTTCATCTGGGTCTATCGCGCCGTTCATGACGGTCCGTTCACGCTCGACCGAGACGAGATCGACGACGGGCGATGGATCGAACCTCAGGCCCTGGACGCCTGGATCAGCGATGGCGCCGAGAGT
- a CDS encoding ABC transporter substrate-binding protein — MARIHIMALRHSAFYTPLLLTIGGGYLEDEGLEPHYEAAKAGDDVPRGIQSGTVHVAQSAVATSFAELERSERPDVVHFAQINERDGFFIVAREADPRFTWDKLAGAEVLVDHFFQPLAMIRFGLDRMGVDYREIRAVDAGGVDNIDRAFRSGSGEYVHLQGPAAQQLEKDGLGYVVAAVGDAVGAVAFSSLCASREWLTSNMSRAFLRAYRKARSHATSTPAEEIAGLLADFFPAIDADVLRDTVAAYQRLGCWTPGIDITRGAYERLLDVFRFSGLITRRHPYEACIAPVPAT; from the coding sequence ATGGCCCGAATCCACATCATGGCGTTGCGCCATTCCGCCTTCTATACGCCGCTGTTGCTGACCATCGGCGGCGGGTACCTGGAGGACGAGGGGCTCGAACCACACTACGAGGCGGCAAAAGCCGGAGACGACGTGCCCAGGGGCATCCAGTCCGGCACGGTCCACGTCGCGCAATCCGCCGTCGCGACCAGCTTCGCGGAACTCGAGCGGAGCGAACGCCCCGACGTCGTCCACTTCGCCCAGATCAACGAGCGGGACGGCTTCTTCATCGTGGCCAGGGAAGCGGATCCGCGGTTCACCTGGGACAAGCTGGCCGGCGCCGAGGTCCTGGTCGACCATTTCTTCCAGCCACTGGCGATGATCCGTTTCGGGCTCGACCGGATGGGTGTCGACTATCGCGAGATCCGCGCGGTCGACGCCGGCGGTGTCGACAATATCGACCGGGCGTTTCGCTCGGGCAGCGGCGAGTACGTCCATCTGCAGGGACCCGCGGCCCAGCAACTGGAAAAGGATGGCCTCGGATACGTCGTGGCGGCCGTGGGAGACGCGGTCGGAGCGGTCGCGTTCAGCAGCCTGTGCGCATCGCGCGAGTGGCTTACGAGCAACATGTCGCGGGCCTTCCTGCGCGCCTACCGCAAGGCGCGCAGCCATGCGACGAGCACGCCCGCGGAGGAAATCGCCGGCCTGCTCGCGGATTTCTTCCCGGCCATCGATGCGGACGTCCTGCGCGACACCGTCGCCGCCTACCAGCGACTTGGTTGCTGGACACCGGGAATCGATATCACCCGCGGCGCCTACGAACGGTTGCTCGATGTCTTCCGGTTCAGCGGCCTGATTACGAGGCGTCACCCCTACGAGGCGTGCATCGCGCCGGTCCCGGCCACCTGA